In Rhodococcus sp. NBC_00297, the following are encoded in one genomic region:
- a CDS encoding alpha/beta hydrolase family protein → MPMQRLIGNGLDYADVIELYALADSGVPWADAGAQLGDAIAATADEALAHGHRVTARSNYLRASACYRTGQVPLPDSDPRKKPMYHKLIEFYGAAGQLSDPPVEHVEIPYRGGNLCGWLLHPAADDPPPVVILMGGFDGWREEYHVGATYLLARGVAVLLVDGPGQGETRILQGLHLDSEVPMAFSAMIDHLYADDRLADRVGIWGNSMGGFLAALVAATDPRIAACAVNGGTVRPAEILDRFKRFVTKVQALLGIDDPDQATRVMNTFVLTDQALSTLTCPLHVMHGTPDQIFLIENARALFDGAASQDKTFSEFPDGDHCIYNHSHDKHTRLGDWFADRLGAEGEHR, encoded by the coding sequence ATGCCGATGCAACGACTGATCGGCAACGGCCTGGACTACGCGGACGTCATCGAGCTCTACGCCCTCGCCGACTCCGGCGTGCCCTGGGCCGACGCCGGTGCACAACTCGGTGACGCGATCGCCGCGACCGCCGACGAGGCACTGGCGCACGGGCACCGCGTCACCGCCCGCAGCAACTATCTGCGGGCGAGCGCCTGCTACCGGACCGGGCAGGTACCCCTGCCCGACTCGGACCCGCGCAAGAAGCCGATGTACCACAAACTCATCGAGTTCTACGGCGCAGCAGGACAACTGAGCGACCCACCGGTCGAGCACGTCGAGATCCCCTACCGGGGCGGCAACCTCTGCGGCTGGCTGCTTCACCCCGCCGCCGACGACCCTCCGCCGGTGGTCATCCTCATGGGCGGGTTCGACGGGTGGCGTGAGGAGTACCACGTGGGGGCGACGTACCTGCTCGCCCGCGGCGTCGCGGTGCTCCTCGTCGACGGCCCCGGCCAGGGCGAGACCCGCATCCTGCAGGGCCTGCACCTCGATTCCGAAGTGCCCATGGCGTTCTCGGCGATGATCGACCACCTGTACGCCGACGACCGCCTCGCCGACCGGGTCGGCATCTGGGGCAACAGCATGGGCGGATTCCTCGCCGCGCTCGTCGCCGCCACCGACCCGCGCATCGCCGCGTGCGCAGTCAACGGCGGCACCGTACGCCCGGCGGAGATCCTGGACCGCTTCAAGCGGTTCGTCACCAAAGTGCAAGCGCTGCTGGGCATCGACGACCCCGACCAGGCGACGAGGGTCATGAACACCTTCGTACTCACCGACCAGGCGCTGTCGACCCTGACCTGCCCGCTGCACGTCATGCACGGGACCCCGGACCAGATCTTCCTGATCGAGAACGCGCGCGCACTCTTCGACGGTGCCGCCTCGCAGGACAAGACGTTCAGCGAGTTCCCCGACGGGGACCACTGCATCTACAACCACTCGCACGACAAGCA